One genomic window of Pseudomonas chlororaphis subsp. piscium includes the following:
- the dnaN gene encoding DNA polymerase III subunit beta, translating into MHFTIQREALLKPLQLVAGVVERRQTLPVLSNVLLVVEGQQLSLTGTDLEVELVGRVQLEEPAEPGEITVPARKLMDICKSLPNDALIDIKVDEQKLVVKAGRSRFTLSTLPANDFPTVEEGPGSLTCQLEQSKLRRLIERTSFAMAQQDVRYYLNGMLLEVSAGIIRAVATDGHRLAMCSMQADIGQPDRHQVIVPRKGILELARLLTEPDGNVSIVLGQHHIRATTGEFTFTSKLVDGKFPDYERVLPKGGDKLVLGDRQALREAFSRTAILSNEKYRGIRLQLANGQLKIQANNPEQEEAEEEVGVEYNGGSLEIGFNVSYLLDVLGVMTTEQVRLILSDSNSSALVQESDNDDSAYVVMPMRL; encoded by the coding sequence ATGCATTTCACCATTCAACGCGAAGCCCTGTTGAAACCCCTGCAACTGGTCGCCGGCGTCGTCGAACGTCGTCAGACCTTGCCGGTACTTTCCAACGTGCTGTTGGTTGTCGAAGGCCAGCAACTGTCGCTGACCGGTACCGACCTGGAAGTCGAGCTGGTCGGTCGCGTGCAGCTGGAAGAGCCGGCGGAGCCAGGCGAAATCACTGTCCCGGCGCGTAAGCTGATGGACATCTGCAAGAGCCTGCCGAACGATGCCCTGATCGACATCAAGGTCGACGAGCAGAAGCTGGTGGTCAAGGCTGGCCGTAGCCGCTTTACCCTGTCCACCCTGCCGGCCAACGACTTCCCGACTGTGGAAGAAGGTCCGGGCTCGCTGACCTGCCAGCTGGAGCAGAGCAAGCTGCGTCGCCTGATCGAACGCACCAGCTTCGCCATGGCCCAGCAGGACGTGCGTTACTACCTCAACGGTATGCTGCTGGAGGTCTCCGCCGGCATCATCCGTGCCGTGGCCACCGATGGTCACCGCCTGGCCATGTGCTCGATGCAGGCCGATATCGGTCAGCCGGATCGCCACCAGGTGATTGTGCCGCGCAAGGGCATCCTGGAACTGGCCCGTCTGCTCACCGAGCCGGATGGCAATGTCAGCATCGTGCTGGGTCAGCACCATATCCGTGCGACCACCGGCGAGTTCACCTTCACCTCCAAGCTGGTCGACGGCAAGTTCCCGGACTACGAGCGCGTGCTGCCGAAGGGCGGTGACAAGCTGGTACTGGGCGACCGTCAGGCGCTGCGCGAAGCCTTCAGCCGTACCGCGATCCTGTCCAACGAGAAGTACCGCGGTATCCGTCTGCAACTGGCCAACGGTCAGCTGAAAATCCAGGCGAACAACCCGGAGCAGGAAGAGGCGGAAGAAGAAGTAGGCGTGGAATACAACGGCGGTTCGCTGGAGATCGGCTTCAACGTGAGCTACCTGCTCGACGTGCTGGGCGTGATGACCACCGAACAGGTACGCCTGATCCTGTCCGATTCCAACAGCAGTGCGCTGGTGCAGGAATCCGACAACGACGACTCGGCCTACGTTGTCATGCCGATGCGCCTGTAA
- the recF gene encoding DNA replication/repair protein RecF (All proteins in this family for which functions are known are DNA-binding proteins that assist the filamentation of RecA onto DNA for the initiation of recombination or recombinational repair.), whose amino-acid sequence MSLSRVSVTAVRNLHPVTFSPSPRINLLYGANGSGKTSVLEAIHLLGLARSFRSARLLPVIQYEQLACTVFGQVELAEGGHSSLGISRDRQGEFQIRIDGQNARSAAQLAEILPLQLINPDSFRLLEGAPKIRRQFLDWGVFHVEPRFMSTWQRLQKALRQRNSWLRHGTLDAASQAAWDRELCQASAEIDEYRRAYIKALKPVFERTLSELVELEGLTLSYYRGWDKDRELSAVLATSLHRDQQMGHTQAGPQRADLRLRLGAHNAADILSRGQQKLVVCALRIAQGHLVSQARRGQCIYLVDDLPSELDEQHRRALCRLLEDLRCQVFITCVDHELLREGWQTETPVALFHVEQGRITQTHDHRE is encoded by the coding sequence ATGTCCCTCAGTCGCGTCTCGGTCACCGCGGTGCGCAATCTGCACCCGGTGACCTTCTCCCCCTCCCCCCGCATCAACCTCCTCTACGGCGCCAACGGCAGTGGCAAAACCAGCGTGCTGGAAGCCATCCACTTGCTGGGGCTTGCTCGCTCGTTTCGCAGTGCCCGTTTATTGCCGGTGATCCAGTACGAGCAACTCGCCTGTACTGTGTTCGGCCAGGTCGAGCTGGCGGAAGGCGGACATAGCAGCCTGGGGATATCTCGCGACCGTCAGGGTGAGTTCCAGATCCGCATCGACGGGCAGAACGCCCGCAGTGCCGCGCAGCTGGCGGAGATCTTGCCCCTGCAGTTGATCAACCCGGACAGTTTCCGCTTGCTGGAAGGGGCTCCGAAAATCAGGCGCCAGTTCCTTGATTGGGGCGTGTTCCACGTGGAACCGCGCTTCATGTCAACCTGGCAGCGCTTGCAGAAGGCCCTGCGGCAGCGGAACTCATGGCTGCGGCATGGTACACTTGACGCCGCTTCGCAAGCAGCCTGGGACAGGGAACTGTGTCAGGCCAGCGCTGAAATTGATGAATACCGCCGCGCTTATATCAAAGCCTTGAAACCAGTCTTTGAGCGGACCTTGAGCGAGCTGGTAGAGCTCGAGGGCTTAACGCTTAGCTATTACCGTGGTTGGGATAAAGATCGAGAGCTCAGTGCAGTGCTCGCGACATCCCTCCATCGTGATCAGCAAATGGGTCATACCCAGGCCGGCCCCCAACGTGCTGATTTGCGTCTCAGATTGGGCGCACACAACGCTGCGGACATCTTGTCCCGCGGTCAGCAGAAGTTGGTGGTCTGTGCCTTGCGGATCGCCCAGGGGCACCTGGTCAGCCAGGCCCGGCGCGGTCAGTGTATTTATCTGGTGGATGACTTGCCGTCTGAACTGGATGAGCAGCATCGCCGCGCACTTTGTCGCTTGTTGGAAGACTTACGCTGCCAGGTGTTCATCACCTGTGTAGACCACGAATTATTGAGGGAAGGCTGGCAGACGGAAACGCCAGTTGCCCTGTTCCACGTGGAACAGGGCCGTATCACCCAGACCCACGACCATCGGGAGTGA